AATTCAGTTCACTCCCATTTGGTTTATCCATGGCACCAACAACTTTTATGAAATGCCTAGCACCAGTTGTGCCATGCCTTCATCTACAAGGAATTACCATATTCCCTTATGACTGGCTCATTGTCTCCCACTCTTACCAAGCTGCTATCAATGCTACTCATATCACCCTTGATACCTTGTAGCGCCTCAGTTTCGAAGTCAACTTCTCCAAATCTCACCTCAAGCCTTCACAAACAGCCAAATACATCAGTGTCTACCTTGATTCCACCAAAGCCTGAACCTTCCTTCCTCCAGACCgactaaaaatgttaaaattagcAGTTTGACATTTCCAACCCCAGGCTTTGGTTTCTGCACACCAGGCTCAACATCTGCTGGGTCTCATGGCCTCCACTACTTCTGTGATTCAACACTCCAGACTCAAAGTGTGATCTCTTCAATCATGGTACCTCTCTCTTTTCAACCCAATCATAGACCATCCTTCAAAACGCCTCACGGTAACTCCAGAACTTGCCCaacaacttacctggtggaccttTATCCCGAACCTTCTCATTGGCCAACTTTCGCGCCTCTCCAGCTCACTATCCAGGTTACTACCTACGCCAGTCCTCTAGGATGGAGAGCACATTGCCAAGACCACAGAATCCATGCCCTGTGGTCAAAGAAAGAAGAATTGTTATACATCAGCCAGCAAGAACTCTTAGCAATTATCAAAGCCTTCAGAGCCTTTCAACCTTTGATCTCAGGTCGAGCTGTTCAACTTGCAACAGACAACACAACAGCTATGTattatgtgaacaagcaaggcGGTACGCACTCCCTTTCACTCCTGTTTCTAGCAGTTCAGCGGGCATGGACATTTCCAACATCTGTCAGGCAGCCACATGGTCCAATCCATCCACCTTCATCTCACACTACAGGCTGGGGGTTCGAGCAAAGAATGATGCCTGGTTTGGGAGAGCTATATTGACATCctttcttcagtgacagcccacctaCCGGTAAGTACTGtaccggtaagtgagcttgctagtcacccatttgtgtgcattcacagaggccacaaagaagagaggttacctacctctaaccatggttcttcgagtggtcctctgtgaatccacacatcccacccatcctcccctctgttcGTCACTCCTTTGCCTTTATCTAACCTTTTTGACAGCGGTGGACTTCGGAACTGAGAGGACCTTGGCTGGATGGAGCATGCACTCCACGGgggaacatcctactaatcacatctttaagctctagaaatttccgaggggtcctgcgcaggcgcagaacaacccatttgtgtggattcacagaggacgacttgaagaaccatggttacaggtaggtaacctctctttttgtcCTTTAGTCTTCATAATGATATGCATATTGCTAGTATTCTGTGAACAATTGTGTATTCTGGCCTTCTGAAGTAGCTGATTAAGTCTGCGATACTATAGCCACATTCATGGGACTATATCTTATTGACTTCAATGAtatttacttcagagtaaataTATTAGAGTGCTTTGTACAAGAACAAATTTTTGTAACAGGTCTTTTTTCTAGAATGGAAGACAAAGGAGAAGTGAAGTGTATAAAGTTTTCTTTGGGGAACAAGATACTTGCAGTTCAGAGAACATTCAAGAGTGTGGTAAGATGACTTTCTTCTTAAAATAGGTTGCAAGGTTggaaaacaaaaaccccaaacagGTTCTTAAGTACAATAAAATCAAGCCTGTGTGTTAAGTATTGTAACCActgttctttgtggtctctgtgattcatgTTCTTGTGCAAGTGCAGAATAAATCCACAGAAGCTTCCAGAGCTCAATAACCTCTAACatctttcctccttccattctTATCATGCATGTCCAATGATTCCCTCTcaatccttttttttggggggggggctactgaGGCAGCAACATTTACagggaagtgacttgacaacaacTGCTGATGTTAATAGAATTACTGTGCATTAGAAAGAATTGGGGAAAGGTAGAAGAaattaatgtttcttttaaacTGTATTTATACCCAGTTTTAGCCAAAATGGGCTCTCAGTTTTTTTCATTATATTGTCACAAGGTCTTGGTCAGTATTATTTCCCAAGGCCAGTAAATTCTTAGGGAAGGCTTAAGTAAAAAGTTGAATATTAAATCAGGAAAGCAGCTTGTAGGTGTCTTTATTTCATGTACTGAAACCTTTATTTCTCATAGATTGTCAATCTGATCCTTTGCAAAATTGGTTTTGTTTGAACAGCTTAGAACAATGGGGTTTGATGTGCCGAACTCTGCCCAGGATCAGCATATACACGTTTCTTAACTGCTGTTAACCTTTATGCCATTGCAGGATTTTCTGAACTTCATTCCAGACAGTCCACAGCTAGAATATACTCAAGAATGCAAGGTAATTTAAGTattattattggctgaaatcctcttgtgtactTTTGGTTGCGTAAAGAGCTTAACTTGCAGTGATTTCTCACTGGCAGTTAACACATCCCCACTTAGATTTTCATATCTGTCTAGCCAGTGAATTGGCATCCACCCTTGATAATTGCTAGTGAGAAGCTACAGTATTTGCATTCAGCAGGTGTaactatgtaacaggattttggcctttaggttttaaaaatattaagccTATTTCTGTTAAGTTTATAATTTGTAGTATCTTCCAGACTTCATAGATATAGCAGTTTGGTTCAGAACAGCTGAATCAAAATTACATGTTCATTGCAGTGATCTCTCTGTTCTCTTGGAAACTTGCCCCAATGTATCTTAGCAATGCTTCAAGTCGGCTTTCTCTCTATAATCAGTGtacttgcctttaaaaaaaagtttggccATGAGAAGCACTTGAATCAATTGCTTTAATTTTACAAGTATGAACAAAAAATATGTGAAGGGAAAATCTTGTTCATGCTAACCGTCATTGGGAGGTACACAAGTCCTTTCCAATTGCCAGAAATATATAAGGGCTAAGCATACATAAATGCATTTTCCTTTGAAATGGAACCCAGTATTTTAAGCAGTCAATCCCATTTTGTTTTCCGAAGTACTTCTCCAGAACCTTCCATCATGAAAAGTATTTAGCCACCTCATGAGGCTCAGTGCAAATGATGTGTCTCATGAAATACAGTTTCCTGGCATTCTTCTCTGAACTGCTgtaccaaattatttatttatttatttattttattattctatttataccccgcctatctggtcattgcgaacactctaggcggcttacagcatacaatacaacacaaatatatattttaaaaaaatataacacaATTAAATActtctacaagatggaaaacatatgaaataaatcaaatagagagagaaggggaaagaatcaggaattaactggggggaaggtctgcctaaacatccatgttttaaattgatttttaaaagtacccagcgagggagccgtgcaaatctccggaggcagattgttccagagacgaggagccaccactgagaaggcccggtttcttgttttttccttctgggcctctcttggcatcaggctcctcagcctcacctcctgactcgcacgtgtgacacgggtagaactaggtgggagtaagcgttcaaGTCATTTAGAGCTAACATATCATGAAAAATCTAGTTCACTGTGCAAATCTCTTCTACAATTTAAATCAGTTCATCTAAAAAATTTTTGCAATGTCCATTTTTGCTATCTATTCAGTTGTCTGGATTAAGGAAATTTTTTATTAGAATGGCttctgtgcacatgcatgtgcaaagaAATAGCATGCTAATCATGAATAGTACTGGTTTTGTAAGTTCCTGAAGACTTACTATATACTTGGTATGAAATTTTACTCAATTGTCAGTGCTGCTTACAATAGTAATTTCTTGTTTCCTGAGCTCAGCCCCAGAGAAAGTTGAGACTCTTGGGCCACTGCATGAACATTCTACAGACTTGTATAGGAAACTTCCAGATGAGTTCCTGAATCATATCTTCAGCCTGTTATTTCTTTTCTAGTTGTTAGTGGGCAGTATAAATAATATATAGTCCACTCTGGCAATTGCTTAActattgtattcacgaaggctttcacggccggaatctaatggttgttgtgggtttttcgggctctttggccatgttctgaaggttgttcttcctaacgttttaccagcactctgtgctctggtgtagtttgcttgggacttgagtatttatggctgtgagataggcttttgtccttttcaggagatgggtgattaaaggggtcacggactgcatgggaaacttttgaaaaaatacaacctacaaacagtattcaagctcaccacaaaaatacaacaaatgctatggtcagcaaaggacagaagggacccctcaccactgcaggagtatactggataccttgcagttgtggccagatatacattggaatcacaaaacgaagcatccacaccagaatcaaagaacatgagagacactgcagactaaaacaaccagaaaaatctgtagtagctgaacatgccctaaaacaagctggacatgaaattctatttcaaaatactggacaacaccagcaatcattacatcagactgcacaggaaagccattgaaatccacaagcaccagcagaacttcaacaaaaaggaggaaagtttgaaactcaacaaaacttggctcccagctctgaaaaatacagcgtgcaaaaggtcaacgaactctacccagccacaaggaccagggattactacacacaaaagaccagctaatgacatccatcaatcacagtgacagataatctctcctccttatcacaacaatacacccagaacaagacacactaatcacccatctcctgaaaaggacaaaagcctatcttacagccataaatattcaactcccaagcaaactacaccagagcagagagggctgtcctctgaagatgaaggccacagagactggctaaatgttaggaagaactaccttcagaacacagccaaagagcccgaaaaacccacaacaaccaattgctTAACTATTCTTTAAAACAGGACTGGAGAACTGTTGGCATGCAATCTGAATGGGACATACAGCCTGCCTTCTTACCCCCTAGAAGCTCCCCTTTAGGTTTGATAAAAGCCTCCGCTGAAGCCAATGGGGATCAGGGACAGGCTTTCTTCACTGATTGTTAGTAGTGAGAAATGTAAGTTCCAGTATTCTCTTGAATGTAGTTGTATGTATATTTGCTTAATTTAATTGAATGTTGTTTATTGTTAAAGACCAAGAATGCCAACATTTTGGGATTCTGCTGGACAGGGTCGGCAGAAATCGTCTTCATAACAGATCAGGGAATTGAATTTTACCAGGTAAGGAAAAAATAatgccttcatttaaaaaaaacccaaaacattaaAGCACTGTTCTTAGACGTCAGGCctcctttaaagactaacagtccTTTCATTACCTTTTGCATTGGATCAGAAATTAAGAACCATTGTCAGTTCATAGGTGAGATTCTAGTAGTTTCCCAAGCTATAAAATACAGCTCCATTTCATGGAGCAGCTTCATCATGGGCTTCAAACGAGATCTCAGTTGcatgatttttggtaattaaaaactttTGTCCTGTTATCCCCACAGACTCCATGCAATGAAAGGCATTGCATAAGAGTCAGAAAAGCCACAGGACAGAAAGAGGAGGTTTTTAACAACTGAAAAATCTCCCTCTTTTAACAATGTGATCACCCTTCCACAGGATTGCAGCCACAGTCTAATCTGTTTGGAATATTTAGCCTATTTGGGTTAATGTAAATCTTTACTATGTATCTACAGGTATTACCAGAGAAACGAACTTTAAAACTTTTGAAGAGTCAGAATATCAATGTAAATTGGTATATGTACTGTCCTGAGAGCTCTGTCATTCTTCTGTCAACCACGGTTCTTGAAAATGTTCTGCAGCCATTCTATTTCAAGGTAAGATATAAAAAAGTAGCAGTCAAGCATGTAGTGCTGTTCTCTTGATTACCTTGCTCTGCTGCCCAAAAGACCTTTCAAAGATATGCTGCATTTggtgtattaaaaataaatactcctTGGGTTCCTCTTGCTTTTCATGTGTTTCTATGTATGCAGTCCTCGTCTGTGGTCTTTGTGTGAGGGTTGATCATGGATTTGCAGAGCAGCTACGTTTACTGTTTGTATAAGCAGTTCAACAAATAGTTTTAGCTGTGTACAATTTTTATACTAGGATTGTGTGCCTGTCTGTGATAGTGTTTGGAAGCACTTCGGGAGGTGAAGGAAGAAcctcctctactccttgctcccAAAATGATGTGCTTTCACATAAAGACTGATGGGAAGAATGGATCAGTGGATGTGGAGCAGACCCCCATTTGCAATTCTTGCCATTTGTCCAATGTTCATTTCCAAATGTTTGTAAATGTACAGTTAccttgtaatttgtttttcctgCAAAAGAGGTTGCTGCATACTGACATGTGAACTGCCATTTAGCTGGCTCTCTGATACTTCAGTCCAAATCTTTGTGTAAAATTTGAGAGAGATCTAACCTTGATGACTTAAGAGTTAATTTACCCATACAAGGGGCTaaatttgcatttatttcaaatatttatgtaTCTAGGGTGCCTTAATAAAAGAACCTAGTTAGAGAAAGAATATTTATGTTCCTGTAAATGTTGTGAATGCagataaaatgttttgttttttaaaaaatattaatgaaaTCCAGAGAGGAACTATATAGGATTAGGTGTAACATTGTAAAAAATGCTCTCTTTCAGGGTGGAGCTATGTCAAAATTGGCCAAGTTTGAAATTGAATTACCTGCAGCCCCCAAATCATCCAAAATTAGCCTTTCTGAAAGGGATATCGCTATGGCTGCAATGTAAGTATTATTATAATAGGGTTTTATTATATGAATGTTGACCTAGGCTTTAAACAATttacatacagtgatgcctcgcaagacgaatgcctcatgcaacaaaaaacttgcaagacaaaagcattttgtgatttttttggtgactcacaagacgaatttttctatagccgtgcttcgcaagatgatttcccccccttttgggggggtttgttttaaaacacacaACCGTTAGtactgtgctttgcaagatgaaaatttcgcaatacGACACAACTCGCAGAATGAATtcattttgtcttgcaaggcatcactgtatcatcattttgcttttattcttcTTCCTGCACAGTTAGTTTTATATTGAACAACAAGCTGAAGCGTGAGCACAGCTTAGGGACACAGAAGGCATATTCCCCAAAaccaaatgtattttatttgttttaaaataaaagctaaGGTTAAAGCTATATCCTAAAAGCAGACAAATTGAAACCACAGATCAACCCCCTTCTTCTCATTCCGAATTTGGTACCATAATTGTCCAAAGAAAACATTATCTCACTAGCTACCTCACTCCCTATTTAATGTATAATTAGTGGTGTGGATCAATGCATATGAAACACAGACTTTGATACATCAGCAAACAGACAACAGTAACACACAATAGATTGAGTTAATGCTATGTACTATCAAGTTGTTCCTGATTTCGGGTTGTCCATTAAGTTAACAACCCTAACCTTTCAGCAAGTGTCAAGATTAAGAGGTAGAACTGCAGCATCCGTGATTAATAGTTGTTAtataaaagcagctgaaagaaagaagatgCACTCTGTACCATTTGTTGCAATGAGGAACATAACATAGAAACCAGTCACCAGccattattgtattattattccATAGAGTCATCCCCAATTTTTCAGTTAACTTCCATGCTGTTATAGTTAATAAAATTTGCAGCAGTGTTTAGCAGTGTTTCATCCAGTGTTAATGTTTTTCTCTTCGTTATCACTTTTGATTCCATATTTTGGTGAACAATCAAGAAAAGAAACCTCAGTAATGAGTAAGAAACAAAGTAGGGCAAAGTATTGTATTAAAGATTTCCCCCTTAACTGAGACTGAAGCCATTCCTAAAAGGAATTACTTTAGCTAATCTGTGCCAAAATGCTTTATAAGACTATCTAGAAGAAATTAAATGCCTCTGAGCTCAGAAACATTCCTGCGTATAATGATTATACTTGATTTATTTGGTAAAGACAAGGAGAAATACTTTTCAGGTCAGAGGGATTCAGTGGCATGGCCCCTCCGATTGGCTGGGGGAAGGGCAAGTGAAAAAAGGCCCATGCTTGCCGCAGAGGGCCATGGGATGCCTCCCCACCCACACAAGATAGTGATTGCCATGCTACTGGCTTGCAGTGATAACAGCTGCCAAACCCAGTCTCAGCTAAGTACAGAACCTGCACTTCTGTGTGTGGATTTGCATGTATTAGAGAGAGAAATACCAAAGAGCAAGTTAAATAAGAGGCAATAAAATGACTACTGGAGAAACTCCATTGATGTTAGTAATCTCACAGGAATCAGTGGTATCCCTTTTGCCTGTAATGCGTTATAGTGAAATGAGGCTGATACATCAAGATGTAGTATGAACTTGTTTGATCTTATCTTGATGTTCTAAGCCTCAAGGAAGGTATTATAAATATGCAGTGCACTACTACAAATTTGtgatggaagtaaaaaaaaaaggccttagAAATCTGTCCCCTCCTTTTCTATAAACATTACTGTATgttcaaaattatttattttcctttagtTATGGGCAGCTCTATGTTCTCTACTTGCGGCATCACTCAAGGACCTCCAACAGTACAGGAGCAGAGGTTGTTCTTTATCACTTACCAAGGTAtgtttatctcttttttaaactttaaCTTCATTAGCAAAATGCTAAAATGTTTCCTTAACCAtattctctttgttttctgtaaTTAATACTATAGAGAAGGCTCTTGTAAGAAGTTGCATATATTGAAGTTATACAGGACAGGCAAGTTTGCACTGAATGTTGTGGATAACTTAGTCGTGGTTCATCATCAAGATACGGAGGTACTGCGTTCTCGCTACAGTGTATTTTTTGTGCTATAATGATCCATTTTACTTTCCCCTATCTGCTTTTGCTTTGATCATTTTCATCTTAAAGCTATGTTAATTTTTGTGGCTGATGAATAGGCCACAGCTGGTTTTCAGTGGAGATTAAATTGAGGTTGCGCATCAGTCATTTTAGTTATGCATGTATGTTCACTGCTTTGTGTTGTAGCCATCACTGTCTTAGTTTTTGTAAGAATTTTGTTCACAAATATTCCATTTGAAATAAGAAAACCTGTAGAGACATCTGCTTCATTTTCTAGTGTAAGCAGATTGTTATGACACAGCTTCATAAATATTTAAGAAACCTTTCATTGTTAAGGATGACTAGTTATGggaacatattttccccattttggAATATTGGCTGCAGCTGGACCTGTGCCAGTGGTAATATGACCAGAAAGAGAAACCTTGCTTTCTGTGTTCAATTTTAGACCTCTATTATATTTGATATCAAACTAAAAGGAGAATTTGATGGCACAGTTACCCTTCATCAGCTTGTTCTTCCAGCCCGGTCCATACAACCCTACCAGATTCCTGTGGCAGGTaggatttcttttattttcaaaaagttaGGATGCAAATACAGCTGGTATGTAGATCTCTGGGTTTTGTACATGGTATACTAGTTTTCTGATCAAGTGAAAATAATGTACAAAGGGGGACATTTCAATTAGTTACATCTGATtcacttttttaaataaataaagaacaagataATGTAACTTTGGTAATGTTTAGTATCATAAATGTTCATGATCATGGAACTGCTGACAAGCAGTTTCCCTTCTAGGAGATGATGTCAGCTATACAGTGAGGTAGCTTTCATTGAGCATAAAGAATTAAGTGCTAGGGATAAACCATTCACATTTTTTGGACTCTGCACAACTCCCGTAATTCTCCAAGATGTTCTatagcagaattctgggaattccagtctGAAGAGCTATACCTTCAGATATTTCCCTCACTTGGAACAATACCTAGCTCTCCAGTTTCCAGCTACAGTGATTTCTGAATGGAGGCTGTTGTAGTGGTTCCTGGGTGTTGCAGTTTTGATGTCCTTTAGGGTTCTATAGAGAACATGATTCCTAAGAAGCATTGCATCAGGAAATGGCCTAGAATGCAGCTAGATGAAGGAAATAAAGGTGTAGGCCTATGGACTGAAAATCCCAAAATTCTGCTGGggaaattcttgaagaattctgggagctggagtccaaaaaagcaaaagaaaacatttctttatgcagtatgttgttagtctgtggaactccttgccacaggatgtggtgatgagaTCTGAcctagatacctttaaaagggaattggacagattcctggaggaaaagtccatctcaggttacaagccatggtggggatgtataatttccagaCGTCAAAGgaaagtacctcaaaatgccagatgcaggggaggggtatcaggagacaggtatctagttgtctcgtgtgctcccagaggcatctggtggggccagtatgagatacaggaagctgggctgCATGGGACCTTAGCCTGATCAAGCAGGGCTCTAATATTCTTATGTATATAATACTAAGTACAATAACAGTTTCCCAAGTGGAACTGAGGTTTGGAAAGGAAAGAGTCTGACAAGctcttctctttctgttcctttctctcttttttgtgtttgAAGTGTTATTTCTGTTATTAGAGTCCTACCGTGGGTACAGAAGTTAGGCAGTGGGTGGTATTGCTTCTTGTCTGTGATTCATGACAAATAATTCCAGAAACCATACAGCCCTCTATTAACATGGCCTATCTGTGGTGCCATTGGGTTTCTGAGTCCCAGGTGGCAtccttagaaaataaaaatagtggaTAGGTGCTGCCTAGTGTGTTACTCCGCAGTGTGTACAACCTCTTTGGGGTAAAAGGCAGGGCATAGGATGGTAGGAAATACAATGAGGAACTGGAGGGTGGAAGAACATCATGGAGGGTCAGAGTGGGGAATGGGGAACATCTTAGAGCATAGAATGACTAAGGAGCAAATACAGGTGTTTTACCTGTATTTGAAAGTATGCAGTAAAAGTCTACATGCCCACTTTTGGTTTTTTGATTGCTATGCATTTTGCTTGTGGTTGGCTACACTCATCATGAAAACTAATTTATGTGAGTGTCTACCACAGTGGTTTTCAACCCTGGTTCTTTATGTGTTCTTGGATTAAGACTCCTagaggccttcaccactggctgcagtgaccaggatttctggaagttgtagtgtaGGAACACCTGGCGACCCAAAATTGAGAACCACTTGGTCTACAACATTTTCTGTGTTGTAGATGTAGCCCTTAGCCAAAAAGAGTAGGGATCTTGTTGGAAAGCAAACAGACTGTCTTCCTAACAATAtaatcagtttcttttttaaaaagtctatcaTTCTAAGATATTAGTGATTCCACATATAAGCTTTGCAACAAATAGCTGACCTCTACAGCTCTTGATTGTAAGAACTGATGAAGTGGAAAGGATATCTTTTTGTAAGAGAATCATCAGtaagtgaaatacagtatataatgtgTGTTGcctattttaaaacaaagaaatttcAAATTACAGATTAGTTTTCTGTCTCCTTTTGTTTTGGTTCTTgctataatgagaagaaccttTGGTACTAATTTCTTTACATTGTACCATTAGCATTTTACACCATATAGCTATTGTCACAGGAGTAATTATAAATAACAAACATTTTCTAAAATCTATTTCTTCTGTCTCATGAGTAGTGCAATATTTTTCCACACATGCAGGTCCAGCGTCTGTAACCAGTCAGTTTCCAGTTCCTTGTAAACTTTGTATCCTTGAACCATTTCTGATTTGATCTGAAACATTGATCTTAATTTGTCTTCTGTGGTAAATATCTTTGTATTAGGAAAGAGCAAAATTAAGTATTACAGTAGAAATATGCGTGAAATTCTGAAAGAAACACAAATTTGAAGTGCAACATAAtgctttgcatatttattttgaagttcCACTGTGTTCCGCGGGATTTAGCCAGGGCAAACTTATATATAGTTACAACCATAGTGGCTCAGACCTTGAAGTGGAAAGAACCATACACAAAACTTTGGAATTCAAAAATAATGCATGACTTGAAAGCAGTTTTATACTGTAAGTTCTGCTCATGCAGTGTTACTGTTCAATACTGGTGAGACATTTTTAAAGATGTGAAACTTAGAGCAAAAGTATACAGTTTGCAGGGACATTTGGACAGTTCAAAAATTTAGATCTTGACTCATTACCAAAATGGAACCCCAGCCAAAACATATTTGGCTGTGTATGTAACAACTTGGTCACAATCTTATTAGTGCTAATACAGGGTCCCATAGCTTATTGCAGTTAATTGACAAGGTTTTGGGGTATGCCTTAGgtgcaccttgtcaattagctgtggCAGGCTACCCAAATCTTATGCGAACCAATAGATACTTGCTATGGAATTTGTGGAGGAAACAAAGAGTCACATAGCTCTTTGAGCTTGATCTAAGGTCACTCTGTAGTTGCCGGGCTTGTTAAAAGAAGCAAAAGCCAAGAGACTTTTGTAGGGTTTTCTTTAACATTTAGATTCTTCATCCTGGATTGTCTTTCAGCCTGATATTATCATCAGTGCAAGTGAAGGTAAGTTTGAAAACTTCTGGTTTTTTTCATTAGCGTTTTGCTTTTAATATGAAACCTAGGAAGTTTCGCTTCTTTAGATGTATGTCTTACATTAAAAATACTTAAGGGAGATGATTTAATTATAATCAGTGGCCATAATAAACAATATAGTACCAAACTAACAAGATTGTTCAGATCCTGCACTTTGATATGTTTGTGGAAATATTTTATAAAGACAAAGATCTTTTGAGATCTTATCGGGCTCTCTTAGCTGCTGCTTATTACTGTGTTAGGTTTATACTCCTTTTAGAAAAGGCTTTGCTGTTTCATTTTAATACAGGTTATCTCTGGAATCTGCAGGTGAAACTTGAACCTATAGTAAACCTCTTGCCAGACAAAGGAAAACTAATGGACTTCCTTCTGCAGAGAAAAGACTGCAAGATGGTTATTCTCTCAGTGTGTTCTCAGAGTAAGTTTTTGTCACAAAGTTGCAAATGCTATTCTTGCAAATTGTACTTACAACAAGTGCCT
This sequence is a window from Pogona vitticeps strain Pit_001003342236 chromosome 4, PviZW2.1, whole genome shotgun sequence. Protein-coding genes within it:
- the RMC1 gene encoding regulator of MON1-CCZ1 complex isoform X2 — its product is MEDKGEVKCIKFSLGNKILAVQRTFKSVDFLNFIPDSPQLEYTQECKTKNANILGFCWTGSAEIVFITDQGIEFYQVLPEKRTLKLLKSQNINVNWYMYCPESSVILLSTTVLENVLQPFYFKGGAMSKLAKFEIELPAAPKSSKISLSERDIAMAAIYGQLYVLYLRHHSRTSNSTGAEVVLYHLPREGSCKKLHILKLYRTGKFALNVVDNLVVVHHQDTETSIIFDIKLKGEFDGTVTLHQLVLPARSIQPYQIPVAGPASVTSQFPVPCKLYSSSWIVFQPDIIISASEGYLWNLQVKLEPIVNLLPDKGKLMDFLLQRKDCKMVILSVCSQMLNEPDRGSLGVIATVFDKLNHEYKKYLEAEQTYNMALETGQSRSNPPPKRPVRTQAVIDQSDMYTHVLSVFTEKKEAPHKFTIAVLMEYVRSLNQFQIPVQHYLYELVIKTLVQHNLFYTLHQFLQYHVLSDSKPLACLLLSLESIYPPSHQLSLDMLKRLSTANDEIVEVLLSKHQVLAALRFIRGIGGHDSISARKFLDAAKQTEDEMLFYTIFRFFEQRNQRLRGNPSFTPGEHCEEHVMFFKQVFGDQALMKPTTF
- the RMC1 gene encoding regulator of MON1-CCZ1 complex isoform X1, which translates into the protein MATGASQDFYLALCARPVQFEKASPVNCVFFDEANKQVFAVRSGGATGVVVKGLEDRNPISFRMEDKGEVKCIKFSLGNKILAVQRTFKSVDFLNFIPDSPQLEYTQECKTKNANILGFCWTGSAEIVFITDQGIEFYQVLPEKRTLKLLKSQNINVNWYMYCPESSVILLSTTVLENVLQPFYFKGGAMSKLAKFEIELPAAPKSSKISLSERDIAMAAIYGQLYVLYLRHHSRTSNSTGAEVVLYHLPREGSCKKLHILKLYRTGKFALNVVDNLVVVHHQDTETSIIFDIKLKGEFDGTVTLHQLVLPARSIQPYQIPVAGPASVTSQFPVPCKLYSSSWIVFQPDIIISASEGYLWNLQVKLEPIVNLLPDKGKLMDFLLQRKDCKMVILSVCSQMLNEPDRGSLGVIATVFDKLNHEYKKYLEAEQTYNMALETGQSRSNPPPKRPVRTQAVIDQSDMYTHVLSVFTEKKEAPHKFTIAVLMEYVRSLNQFQIPVQHYLYELVIKTLVQHNLFYTLHQFLQYHVLSDSKPLACLLLSLESIYPPSHQLSLDMLKRLSTANDEIVEVLLSKHQVLAALRFIRGIGGHDSISARKFLDAAKQTEDEMLFYTIFRFFEQRNQRLRGNPSFTPGEHCEEHVMFFKQVFGDQALMKPTTF